One region of Mangifera indica cultivar Alphonso chromosome 3, CATAS_Mindica_2.1, whole genome shotgun sequence genomic DNA includes:
- the LOC123212099 gene encoding FCS-Like Zinc finger 8-like produces the protein MLRNRSRAVTNKQSLMENHQSFQSPSNSQNNKRPISFLFSPRFRAFKTKCLAESEAVISPSSIIDTKPFSPFGNIFSDDILKSPKLLADQKKKYSRENLDSQPIGLGLIDVLTDNKPIEENFPLKPNHKKVFFGNNLRVQVPPLPVSNLSPSPSPKSPGEIGIKSSDEKSTVKTKDISPGIYTQYTSVTAMELSEDYTCVISRGANPKTTHIFDNCVIESYSLSEKSNFPLEKNNNNNNNNNNFLSFCHTCKKNLEQKNDIYIYRGEKAFCSQECRYQEILLDELEN, from the exons ATGCTGAGAAATAGATCAAGAGCAGTGACCAACAAGCAAAGTTTAATGGAGAATCATCAAAGTTTTCAatcaccatcaaactcccaaaacaacaaaagacccatctctttcttattttctcCACGCTTCCGAGCTTTTAAAACGAAGTGTCTTGCTGAATCGGAGGCCGTGATAAGTCCAAGTTCGATCATCGACACAAAACCATTCTCTCCTTTTGGAAATATCTTCTCCGATGACATTTTAAAGTCCCCAAAACTTCTCGCtgatcagaaaaaaaaatattccagGGAAAATTTAGACTCTCAACCCATTGGTCTTGGTCTTATTGACGTTTTAACTGACAATAAACCCattgaagaaaattttcctCTTAAGCCAAATCATAAAAAAGTTTTCTTCGGAAACAATCTCAGAGTTCAAGTTCCTCCACTGCCTGTTTCTAATCTTTCTCCATCACCCTCCCCCAAATCTCCAGGTGAGATTGGGATTAAGTCTTCAGACGAGAAATCTACCGTCAAAACGAAGGATATCTCTCCAGGAATTTACACACAGTATACTTCTGTGACTGCAATGGAGCTTTCTGAAGATTATACGTGCGTGATATCTCGTGGAGCAAATCCGAAAACCACGCACATATTTGACAACTGCGTAATCGAGAGCTACTCTTTATCGGAAAAATCAAACTTTCCCCTGgagaaaaataacaataataataataataataataatttcctCAGCTTTTGCCATACTTGCAAGAAGAATCTTGAACAGAAAAACGACATTTACATCTACAG AGGTGAGAAAGCTTTTTGCAGTCAAGAATGCCGCTACCAAGAAATACTGCTGGATGAATTGGAGAATTAA
- the LOC123211807 gene encoding uncharacterized protein LOC123211807, which translates to METLVFVAQHKNQYYGKVKPNGSGRYGSSPSKNFRDVNCRAFESRAGILPTPIKTFSAPVTKRSSSFVSFNSSSSPKTPPSSVNGNSYSLDNNTTKSKTSARSNPIAINMNTPRNERPFTGELLGEFESFSLSELWAGPAYSNSPPPSSLPIPKFSMRPKRTVSLDLPVVADETAVEMDRPVAKSAPSSPTRELIGCTRDIFLSADSATKTLRRILNLDNVDE; encoded by the coding sequence ATGGAGACTCTCGTTTTTGTGGCTCAACATAAGAATCAATATTATGGCAAGGTCAAGCCAAACGGGTCGGGTCGATACGGGTCATCACCGTCAAAAAACTTCAGAGATGTTAACTGTAGAGCTTTCGAATCCAGAGCAGGTATACTTCCAACCCCGATCAAGACTTTTTCTGCTCCTGTGACCAAACGATCCTCGTCTTTTGTTTCGTTTAATTCTTCATCTTCGCCTAAAACACCACCATCAAGTGTTAATGGGAACTCGTACTCTCTGGACAACAACACAACGAAATCGAAGACCAGTGCTAGAAGCAACCCGATTGCTATCAACATGAATACTCCAAGAAATGAGAGACCTTTCACTGGGGAACTCCTTGGTGAGTTTGAATCCTTCTCATTGTCTGAGCTGTGGGCTGGGCCGGCATACTCCAACTCACCACCGCCGAGCTCTTTGCCGATTCCCAAGTTTTCCATGCGCCCCAAACGCACTGTTTCTCTTGATTTGCCGGTAGTGGCTGATGAGACTGCTGTTGAAATGGATCGCCCAGTGGCTAAATCTGCACCTTCATCACCAACCAGGGAGCTTATTGGTTGTACTAGGGATATATTTCTTAGTGCTGACTCTGCGACAAAGACTCTGCGTCGCATTCTTAATCTTGACAACGTTGATGAATGA